CCTGTCTCGATAATCTTTTTCTATccaaagttttttcttccaagaGACGGTAGATAAGATCAACGATCTTGTTGTCTAGCGATCCAGTTAATGAACTCTTTTTTGACTTTAATTTGgccatttcttttccaaatttaGCACCAGCTGATTATTATTGACACTGATACTGCTCTTTTACGCTATTTAGCTATCCATTCGCTCATCGGTTGCTGATTATTAcacaatttttcaaaacatgCGATGAgctaaatgaaaaattttgaaagtgaAGTCATTTACAACGAACATGGAGGTTTGCCATGACAACCGAATAAAGTAAGCATAACAACGCTGATTGAAAGGTATCGTGATAGCACATATGGCTCCCAGACGAATCAGTAATCCAACAATGGGCAAACCTTCTATAACAATCACAACAGCAAAGGCTATTATAAACTCGGAGTATACGCTTATCAAGTCGCATTCCAAATTTAAGCTTCCTacacattttgaaaagctcGATGCAGGCTCTACTAAGGGAAGAACTACAGTAGTAAAGATTTTTTATCGCAGATTTGTGAGGCTGAAACCGTTTGTATCGAATGTGAAAATGGTCAGACAGACGTACAGCGATTATCTTCGATATAAATTCACTAAAGAAGATTACGAACTCAAACGATACTTGGTGTTTAATCCTAACGGTTTGCAATCAAAAACTAGCCCCGAGCCTATGGGCAACACAAAAGGTGGCGAAAAGGTAATGCCTATGGAAGAGGTGCAAAAAACTTTGCAATTCATTTTAAAAAGCTGTTCATATCTACCCGAAACGAAGGAGCAAAAATGGAGTATCGCAAGGGATAATACTTATTGCAGGCAAATcttaaagaatattttaaCGATGCAATATGAAAAGTATAGGTCAGTCCTAAATAGAGGAGTAGGCCATGATGAGCTTGATGTCAAATTTTCTCATTTAAGGACAAAATCCAGTCCGCCTACCAAGTTAAATAAAGgtgataagaaaaagatcccagttttcaaaatattcagTGATTTCGACACAACACTCGTACACCTTAATGAATCATTAGGCACAAGGTTATAAACGAACGGATATTTGGATGAGAAAGCGGAGCTTTTTGGTACATATCGCTATACATTAAACAGTATATACAGATAGATTTTGCCTATGCGTGATGCCATTCTTATATAGTATGTTCATCTATCGAAAAGGGGCATGAATGTAACTATATGAAGAATTCTCTCACATCATTTTCTACCATTTTGATAGTTTTGCCTGTGGTTGGCTTGAGTTTGATTGAAACTCGTATAATTACGATCGTACTCATACGTATAACCATAGCCGTAACCAAGTCCGTTGTAATAAGTATTAGGTATGTATCCCTTGATGGCCCGAGCTCCCTCTGCTGGTGTCACGCCTGGCATTTTGTAGTTGAGGCTGTTTGTTTGACGTTG
This DNA window, taken from Saccharomyces eubayanus strain FM1318 chromosome XII, whole genome shotgun sequence, encodes the following:
- the IRC19 gene encoding Irc19p gives rise to the protein MAPRRISNPTMGKPSITITTAKAIINSEYTLIKSHSKFKLPTHFEKLDAGSTKGRTTVVKIFYRRFVRLKPFVSNVKMVRQTYSDYLRYKFTKEDYELKRYLVFNPNGLQSKTSPEPMGNTKGGEKVMPMEEVQKTLQFILKSCSYLPETKEQKWSIARDNTYCRQILKNILTMQYEKYRSVLNRGVGHDELDVKFSHLRTKSSPPTKLNKGDKKKIPVFKIFSDFDTTLVHLNESLGTRL